A portion of the Malania oleifera isolate guangnan ecotype guangnan chromosome 3, ASM2987363v1, whole genome shotgun sequence genome contains these proteins:
- the LOC131151934 gene encoding protein IQ-DOMAIN 19 isoform X1, with the protein MGKKSKWFRSFLTGKKDKEKDRGKEKETSCANQNQNPLAATENHTTPILIPPATPKEKKRWSFRRSSPGSNSADPIAAPVLPAVQTVMDAENEQKKHAMAVAAATAAAADAAVAAAQAAAAVIRLTAAASERAGAVEEAAAVKIQAAFRSHLARKALCALKGLVKLQALVRGHLVRKQAAATLRCMQALVTAQARALAQRTRMVEEPKPNYQRHLPPRKSTHDHRIRQLYHEMDRRLTEENIKIVEMDLGESRGSSKSRNSYSHHSQPEFPPHYAAYNNPYYRQDNPQVSPAPSALTEMSPRACSGHFEDYAFATAQSSPKFYSALSKPDPETVPFAFPRPSFAENMSYDYPLFPNYMANTQSSRAKARSQSAPKQRLDSLERQSSRRRQAAEGKNGFRGVRMQRSSSHAPAGSSTGSVQNYQNLWGMRLDRSTVSLKDSECGSTSTVLTNGNYCKSLVGFDVSTSNASLVG; encoded by the exons ATGGGGAAGAAGAGCAAATGGTTTAGAAGCTTCCTGACTGGGAAGAAGGACAAGGAAAAAGACAGGGGGAAAGAGAAGGAAACGAGCTGTGCTAATCAAAATCAGAATCCTCTTGCTGCCACCGAGAATCACACTACTCCGATTTTGATCCCACCGGCGACCccaaaggagaagaagagatgGAGCTTCCGGAGATCGTCCCCCGGTTCGAATTCTGCGGACCCAATTGCGGCTCCGGTGCTACCGGCCGTGCAGACCGTGATGGATGCAGAGAACGAGCAGAAGAAGCACGCGATGGCCGTGGCGGCGGCAACGGCGGCCGCAGCTGATGCAGCAGTGGCAGCCGCACAGGCGGCGGCCGCCGTGATCAGGCTGACTGCCGCTGCTTCGGAGAGAGCCGGTGCGGTGGAGGAGGCTGCCGCGGTCAAGATTCAAGCCGCCTTCCGTTCTCATTTG GCAAGAAAGGCACTGTGTGCGTTGAAAGGATTAGTGAAGTTGCAGGCATTGGTGAGGGGTCACCTGGTGAGGAAGCAGGCGGCGGCGACGCTACGGTGTATGCAGGCATTGGTGACAGCTCAAGCTAGAGCTCTGGCTCAGAGGACCCGAATGGTTGAAGAACCCAAACCCAATTACCAAAGGCACTTGCCTCCCAGAAAATCCACGCACGACCATCGAATTCGGCAGCTTTATCAT GAGATGGACAGAAGATTAACGGAGGAGAACATTAAGATTGTGGAGATGGATTTGGGGGAATCCAGGGGAAGTTCAAAGAGCAGAAACAGCTATTCACATCACTCACAGCCTGAATTTCCCCCACACTACGCAGCATACAACAACCCCTATTACAGGCAGGACAATCCCCAAGTCTCCCCTGCCCCCTCAGCTCTCACCGAGATGAGCCCGAGAGCCTGCAGCGGCCATTTCGAGGACTACGCCTTCGCCACAGCCCAAAGCAGTCCTAAATTCTACTCGGCCCTGTCCAAGCCAGACCCAGAGACGGTCCCTTTCGCCTTCCCCCGCCCCAGCTTCGCAGAGAACATGTCCTACGACTACCCCCTGTTCCCAAACTACATGGCCAACACACAGTCGTCGAGGGCAAAAGCGCGGTCGCAGAGCGCGCCAAAGCAGAGGCTGGATTCGCTGGAGAGGCAGTCTAGTCGGCGGAGGCAGGCGGCGGAAGGGAAGAATGGGTTTAGGGGGGTGAGGATGCAGCGGTCGTCGTCGCATGCGCCAGCGGGTTCTAGTACTGGGAGCGTGCAGAATTATCAGAACCTGTGGGGGATGAGGCTTGACAGATCGACGGTGTCGCTGAAGGACAGCGAGTGTGGCTCCACCAGCACGGTGCTCACCAACGGCAATTACTGCAAATCTCTTGTTGGATTTGATGTAAGTACGAGTAACGCCAGTTTGGTTGGATAG
- the LOC131150683 gene encoding probable E3 ubiquitin-protein ligase XERICO has product MAGMLPGVGVPSRRRSMHLSERQSDPRIHRHPSLGQCPLESSATTAASSTMDETAFRARQRLEQKLGCFRHSSSRSSSPAEQGRGCHHTAHAKDARSGSKRLGRPWPFQRNIRKAERQVCAVCLEEFQAEQDVMGLSCSHKYHSNCLLPWLAKHPHCPCCRSPVKS; this is encoded by the exons ATGGCCGGGATGCTGCCGGGAGTTGGGGTGCCATCACGGAGGAGATCGATGCATCTAAGTGAACGTCAGTCGGACCCTCGCATCCATCGCCACCCGTCGCTCGGACAGTGTCCACTGGAATCATCAGCCACGACCGCAGCCTCCTCCACGATGGATGAAACAGCTTTCAGAGCACGCCAACGGCTGGAGCAGAAGCTGGGATGCTTTCGACATTCCTCTTCGAG GTCAAGCAGTCCAGCAGAGCAAGGTAGAGGCTGCCACCACACTGCTCATGCAAAGGATGCTCGATCAGGTTCAAAAAGACTAGGGAGACCGTGGCCCTTCCAACGCAACATCAGGAAAGCGGAAAGGCAAGTATGTGCGGTTTGCTTAGAAGAATTTCAGGCAGAGCAGGACGTGATGGGCCTTTCCTGTTCACACAAATACCACTCAAATTGTCTTCTTCCATGGCTTGCCAAGCACCCACATTGCCCCTGCTGCCGAAGCCCCGTCAAGTCATGA
- the LOC131151934 gene encoding protein IQ-DOMAIN 19 isoform X2, which yields MGKKSKWFRSFLTGKKDKEKDRGKEKETSCANQNQNPLAATENHTTPILIPPATPKEKKRWSFRRSSPGSNSADPIAAPVLPAVQTVMDAENEQKKHAMAVAAATAAAADAAVAAAQAAAAVIRLTAAASERAGAVEEAAAVKIQAAFRSHLARKALCALKGLVKLQALVRGHLVRKQAAATLRCMQALVTAQARALAQRTRMVEEPKPNYQRHLPPRKSTHDHRIRQLYHEMDRRLTEENIKIVEMDLGESRGSSKSRNSYSHHSQPEFPPHYAAYNNPYYRQDNPQVSPAPSALTEMSPRACSGHFEDYAFATAQSSPKFYSALSKPDPETVPFAFPRPSFAENMSYDYPLFPNYMANTQSSRAKARSQSAPKQRLDSLERQSSRRRQAAEGKNGFRGVRMQRSSSHAPAGSSTGSVQNYQNLWGMRLDRSTVSLKDSECGSTSTVLTNGNYCKSLVGFDAHEGRY from the exons ATGGGGAAGAAGAGCAAATGGTTTAGAAGCTTCCTGACTGGGAAGAAGGACAAGGAAAAAGACAGGGGGAAAGAGAAGGAAACGAGCTGTGCTAATCAAAATCAGAATCCTCTTGCTGCCACCGAGAATCACACTACTCCGATTTTGATCCCACCGGCGACCccaaaggagaagaagagatgGAGCTTCCGGAGATCGTCCCCCGGTTCGAATTCTGCGGACCCAATTGCGGCTCCGGTGCTACCGGCCGTGCAGACCGTGATGGATGCAGAGAACGAGCAGAAGAAGCACGCGATGGCCGTGGCGGCGGCAACGGCGGCCGCAGCTGATGCAGCAGTGGCAGCCGCACAGGCGGCGGCCGCCGTGATCAGGCTGACTGCCGCTGCTTCGGAGAGAGCCGGTGCGGTGGAGGAGGCTGCCGCGGTCAAGATTCAAGCCGCCTTCCGTTCTCATTTG GCAAGAAAGGCACTGTGTGCGTTGAAAGGATTAGTGAAGTTGCAGGCATTGGTGAGGGGTCACCTGGTGAGGAAGCAGGCGGCGGCGACGCTACGGTGTATGCAGGCATTGGTGACAGCTCAAGCTAGAGCTCTGGCTCAGAGGACCCGAATGGTTGAAGAACCCAAACCCAATTACCAAAGGCACTTGCCTCCCAGAAAATCCACGCACGACCATCGAATTCGGCAGCTTTATCAT GAGATGGACAGAAGATTAACGGAGGAGAACATTAAGATTGTGGAGATGGATTTGGGGGAATCCAGGGGAAGTTCAAAGAGCAGAAACAGCTATTCACATCACTCACAGCCTGAATTTCCCCCACACTACGCAGCATACAACAACCCCTATTACAGGCAGGACAATCCCCAAGTCTCCCCTGCCCCCTCAGCTCTCACCGAGATGAGCCCGAGAGCCTGCAGCGGCCATTTCGAGGACTACGCCTTCGCCACAGCCCAAAGCAGTCCTAAATTCTACTCGGCCCTGTCCAAGCCAGACCCAGAGACGGTCCCTTTCGCCTTCCCCCGCCCCAGCTTCGCAGAGAACATGTCCTACGACTACCCCCTGTTCCCAAACTACATGGCCAACACACAGTCGTCGAGGGCAAAAGCGCGGTCGCAGAGCGCGCCAAAGCAGAGGCTGGATTCGCTGGAGAGGCAGTCTAGTCGGCGGAGGCAGGCGGCGGAAGGGAAGAATGGGTTTAGGGGGGTGAGGATGCAGCGGTCGTCGTCGCATGCGCCAGCGGGTTCTAGTACTGGGAGCGTGCAGAATTATCAGAACCTGTGGGGGATGAGGCTTGACAGATCGACGGTGTCGCTGAAGGACAGCGAGTGTGGCTCCACCAGCACGGTGCTCACCAACGGCAATTACTGCAAATCTCTTGTTGGATTTGAT GCGCATGAGGGTAGATACTAA